From Pleurocapsa sp. PCC 7319:
CAGCCCGAGTCGCCGAAAAGGTAGTGTTAACTGCCCAGGAAGCCGTCAAAACTGAAGAAAAAGCGGTAGCAGTAGTCCAAGGAAGAATTGCCACCCAACAATCGGCGATCGCTGAATCTCAACAACGTCAGACTTATTCTCAAATAGTTGCGCCCATTAGTGGCATAGTTACGGCAAGAGCTAGTGAACCTGGCAGTCTGATTCAGGCTGGAGAAGAAGTTGTAACCATTGGTGATTTTAGTCAGATTAAAATTGTCGTACCGCTTTCAGAATTAGATTTGGGGCAGGTTGTGGTGGGGCAAAGGGTAGGAGTCAAATTAGATGCCTATGGCGATCGCCAGTTTACAGGACAAGTTAGCCGAATTGCACCTACAACCAATAATTCTTCTCGTCAAATTCCCGTAGAAATTATCGTTGATAATCCCGAGCGTCAGATTAAAGGAGGACTCCTAGCCAGAGTTAACTTTGTGTCTGACAGTAAGTCAAAGGTGATTGTACCGGAATCAGCTCTTAAGACAGAGGAAGGAGCCAACTATATTTTTGCTGTTACTCAAACAAAAGAAAATAATCAAGGCAAAGTTACTAAGCGGAAAGTGGTCACTGGCGATCGTGCAAATGGCAAAGTAGAAATCACTGCTGGAATTTCACCAGGAGAAAGATATGTAATTCGTAGTAGCCAACCCCTACAAGATCGGGATGAAGTAGGGTTGAGTATTATTTCGCAATGAAAGCTATTAAGTAGGTGGGTGAAATTAAATATAAAACGGTTTTGGCAGGGGTTAGGGGATGGGTGATAGGGAAAAAATTAACTACCTGGGTTTTATAAATTATTATGCCTACCTACTTACCTGTTAGCCATTAGCTGTGCATGATAATGGAAAGATTAACCGAGTTACTTTCTCCACTTCGCTGATTCAATATACGATTGATTGAATTTTCTGTGATAAAACTTGTGTCAAAAATTCATAACCTTGCTGATTAAAATGCACACCATCTTTACTTTTGAGAAACCTTGAGTAGTTTGATTGCGATCGCATTAAAGACCAAAGATCTAGAAAATGGCTCCCTGTTAAGACTGCCACTTTAGCAGCAACTTGAACATATTGTTCTAAAATTTCCATTGTTACAAAATTAGCTGAGGGAAAAGCTTTTTTGCGTGCAGACAAGAGAGCTTGATTGATTGGTGGAGAGGTAATCAGCAGTGTCCTTTGAGGTGTAATCTGTTCGACTATTGATATCAAGTTTTGTTCATATTCTCTGATATCAATACCTTTATTTTCACTAGCATCAGCAGTGCCGAATAAGACTGTCACGAGGTCAGGACAACAATTTAAAACGTCTGTTTGTAATCTTCTCAGTGCGCCTCTGGTGTTATCCCCTCCGATACCAGCATTAACAATAGTCCAACCTGGCAAAACTTGCTTGAGCCTGGGAGTAAGTTTTAAGGTTCCATTAGGATCTTTTTCTTTGGCTGTAATGCTATCTCCCAGACAAATCAGCTTAGGCATAAATATTGATTTGATAAATCCAATACTTAATTGATTAAACTCACGACTTAGCAATTTAGCGTGTCGTGTAAACTTATAGTCCCAAAAAATCTTGGGCTTTCTCAACTACATCTGCCAAGGAACCTGGTTTAAAGGGAGAAACTAAATTAGCTGAACTTACCAACTCTTGAAATGGTGCTTGACCTCCACGCTGACAAAGAGCGATATATTCTGTTAAAGCATCTTCAAAGTTCGCTTCTGATTTTAGCCAAAATTGCATCGCGCAACATAAAGCTAAAGTGTAATCGATGTAATAAAAAGGAGAACAATAAATATGTTGTTTTTCTTGCCATAAACCACCTTGGGCAGGATAGGCTAAGTCTCCATATTGTCGCCAGGGAAGATAACGGGCTTCCATCTGTTGCCACATTTGATTTCTTTCTTGGGGAGTGGCTTGAGGGTTAGTATAAACAAGATGTTGAAAATGATCTACCGCACAGCCATAGGGCAAGAATAAGAGGGATTCTGCTAGATGAATTTCACGAAAACGATCCGCATCATCAGCAAAAAACTTATCCATCTGTGACCAAGTGAGAAATTCCAAACTCATAGAGTGGATTTCGCATGATTCCAAAGTGGGCCAGAGGTAGTCAATCAAAGGTAAATCGCGACTTTGCCAAGCTTGAAAAGCATGACCCATCTCATGGGTAAACACCTCAACATCGCCCTTAGTACTATTAAAATTAGCAAATATATAGGGAACACCTGCGGTAGGAAAGCTAGTACAAAAACCACCGCCAGCCTTACCAGGGCGAGTTTTGAGATCGAGGAAGTTGCCCCCCACCATCATCTTGAAAAAACTACCTAATTCAGGGTGCATCGCGTCGAACATTTGTTGAGCTTGCTGAAGCATCCAGTCATGATCCCCTTGAGGTTTGGGATTTCCTTGGAGATCGAATACAGATTCATCCCAAAACATAACTCGATCTAAGTTCAGCTTGGCAGCTTTTTGAGCCATAATTTTTTGTGCCAAGGGAACAACTTGCGCTACTACCTCATTCCGATAGCTTTCTACATCTGTTTCGTTATAATCAACGCGCTGCATCCTTTTGTAGCCCAGACCAATATAGTTGTCGTAGCCTAGCTTTTGCGCCATCCCATGACGTAGCTTGACTAACTGATCGTAAATACTATCTAACTGTGATTGATGTTGGCTAAAAAAATTCCAACGTGCCTTTTCTGCCTGATATCGAGTTTGGCGATCGCTGTCTTGAGTGTATTTGCGAATTCCCGAAAGGTTAACCGTCTCACCTTGAAACTCAATTTTAGCTGAAGCTAGCAGTTGCACGTATTGATTAACTAATTTTGATTCTTGAACTAGATCATCCTCGATCGCCGATTCAAAAGTAGTCACATCAGCAGACCATAGGCTGAAGGCCTGTTTACCCAAAATAGACTCTAATTCAGCTTGCTCTTTGCTATCTAATAATCTTCGCTTCAGAGCTATTTCCAGCGCAGTTAGTTTGGGCTGTAGTTCGTCACTATATTCTTGAGCTTGTTTGAAAGCTTCGTTGGCAGTGTCCTGACTAAAGTGTAGAGAAGTAAGAGCAGTCCAGCTATCCAAGCGACGGCGTAAATTCTCCCACTGTTGCAGAGCTTCTTGTTTGGCTGCCAAAGTTGTTGCCTGGTCTAAATTAGTATTGATGTTTTGATACTCTGCCGTCACTTGTTCGATTGTGGGGGTTTCTACTTCAATATCCTTAAAATTAATGGTAGTTTGGCTCATAATCGACAGCTAAAAGTGATTTCACCTAAAATTCTAACGAAGTTTGATGTTTAAAAATGGCTCAAGCAAAAACATCCTTAATCGCAGGTATACAAGTACTTACTCAACGCGATCCTGATTTAGCTCAAATTATCGACACCCTAGGTTATCCCCCGCAATGGCAAAGAGAACCTGGGTTTGCTACTTTGATTCAGATTATTTTAGAACAGCAAGTTTCTCTAGCTTCAGCTCAAGCTACTTTTAAACGTCTCAATAATGCAGTGGATCGATTAACACCAGAAACCTTTTTATGTTTGGAAGATGATGTGCTTAAAGGCATTGGCTTTAGTCGCCAAAAAATTACATATGGTCGCGAATTAGCTCAGGCTATTACTAAAAATATTTTAGATTTAGACAGTTTTGTCAGATTAGATAATTTAAGTATCAGAAGAAAATTAACCAGGATCAAAGGTATCGGTGATTGGACTGTAGATATGTATTTGATGATGGCATTACAGCGTCAAGATATATTTCCCACAAAAGATTTGGCAGTCAAAATCGCTGTTAAAGAAATTAAAAATTTACTGACTCTTCCTCCGCCATCTGAATTAGAATTTATAGCTGAACAATGGCGACCATATAGAGCCATTGCTACCAAAATATTGTGGCACTATTATTTAAATCGCAAATCTAATTGACGATTCAATTTTTTCTGGAAAAAATCAGAGATAAATGCCCTAAAAATATTAAAATAATCTCCAAGTAGGCATAAAACTCAACAATCAGCCCAATGGATAATCAGTTACTGTGGCATAATTTTTATCAAGAAATTGACCAACCAGATGAGCAAATAGATTTAGCGAAAGCTGCTCTTTGTTATGCTCAGGCAGAATATCCTGATTTAGATATTGACAAATATTTGGCTATTCTTAAGGCGATCGCCTCAGAAATTAGACCACAACTGCCAGCCGAACTTTATCCCCTTAAAGTAATTCAAATCATTAACTATCATCTTTATGATTGCCTAAAATTTAAGGGTAATAATCAAGATTATTATGATGCTGATAATAGCTTTTTAAATCGGGTAATTGAACGAAAATTAGGAATTCCGATCACTCTGTCTGTAATTTATTTAGCAGTTGCCAAGCGTCTTGACTTTCCCATGGTAGGAATTGGCATGCCTGGACACTTCTTGATTCGCCCAGAATTTGAAGATGTCGAAATTTTTATCGATCCTTTCAATCGAGGAGAGATTTTGTTTAAACAAGACTGTCAGGAAAAGTTAAATCAAATTTATCAACAGCCAGTCGAGCTAGAACCCAGTTTCTTGGCGCCTGTAAGTAATAAACAGATCTTAGCGAGAATGCTGAATAATCTTAAATTTATTTATTTACATCGCCAAGAGTTAAATAAAGCTTTAGCTACTATGAGTGGTATCTTAAAGTTATTTCCGGGAAATGCCGCTGAAATACGCGATCGCGGTTTGTTGTACTATCAAGTAAAGCGTTGGCAAGAAGCAGTTCTAGATTTGGAATATTTTCTCAAAATTGCTCCCAATAGTGAAGATGCGCCAACAATCAAGAAATTATTACAACAAATAAATAGCGTGTAGCAACTTATTAATTTAGGCATTGAATGCTTAATTTGAATGTATATTAGTGTCGTAATTCCTACTTATAATCGTTTACCAATTCTCCAAAAGAGTCTGGCTGCTTTAGAAAACCAAAAATTTACCGATCATAAAATTGGTGGTTACGAAATACTGGTAGTTGATGATGGTTCACAAGATCAGACACTAGCCTGGTTAACAGAAAATTCAGCTCAACTGTCTCACGTAAAAATATTAAAGCAAAAGCATCAGGGAGCCGCTGCCGCCAGGAATTTCGGAGTAATGAATGCTGTCGGTGACACCATAATTTTTATTGATAGTGATTTAGTAGTAACGGAAAGCTTTCTTCAGTCTCACGCAGATGCTTTAGTTCTAGGAGAGCAAAACCTTAAAAGCGATCGCTTATTTACCTATGGAGCAGTAATTAATACTAATAACTTTGTCGAGCCAACTGCCGAACCCTATAAAATTACTGATTTTTCGGCAGCCTATTTTGCTACAGGCAATGTTGCGATCGCTCGTAAGTGGTTAGAACAAGCTGGGTTATTTGATACTGGCTTTCAACTCTATGGCTGGGAAGATTTAGAGTTAGGAGTGCGCCTAAAAAAGTTAGGTTTAAAATTAATCAAATGTCCTCAAGCAGTCGGTTATCATTGGCATCCTGCTTTTAATTTAGAACAAATTCCCAAGTTAATCGAGCAAGAAATTCAAAGAGGAAAAATGGGTGTTGTTTTTTATCAGAAACATCCAACTTGGGAAGTAAAAATGATGATTCAAATGACCATTTTACACCGTATTCTCTGGGGACTATTTTCCCTGAGAGGAATGCTTAATGAGCGTACCCTCAAACCTTTATTACAGTGGCTAATTACCCGTAATCAACCTCAATTAGCCGAGCAAGTAGCCCGTATTTTTCTCAACTGGTATAATGTCCAGAGTGTTTATGCCGCCTATAACGAACGGAATAAATAAGTAACTTGGTAAAAAATTAATAGATATAGAGCTTAACCAACAGCTCTCAGTCTTTTTTTAATTCTTGGTTTTTTCTACATTCAATACACTTTTTTAAAAATATTTAAGATAAAAATATTTGATGAATATTCTGACCGATTTATTATTTCCTAAGTCTAAAGCAAGTTCAACAGATTCTAAATCTACTGGACTTCCTGCCTTAAAGCGTAATCCTCGTGGTATTCATATTAAATCTCAACCAGAAATCGAGAAAATGCGACGTTCGGCCAAAATCGTCGCCACTGTCTTAAAAGAGATTGAGGCAATGGTAAAGCCTGGTATGACAACCGCTGACTTAGACGAATATGCTGAGAAACGCATTCGTGAAATGGGAGCAACTCCCAGTTTTAAAGGATATTATGGTTTTCCGGCTTCCATTTGCGCCAGTATCAATAACGAGGTAGTACACGGTATTCCCAGTCCTAAAAAAGTAATTCGCCGTGGAGATGTTCTTAAAGTGGATACAGGTGCTTATTGTGATGGATTTCATGGTGACTCCTGTATTACTATTGCCATCGGGAAAGTATCTCAAGATGCTGCTAACTTAATCAAAGTTGCAGAAGATTCATTGTATGAAGGTATCAAGCAAGTCAAAGCTGATAATCACCTCTTAGATATTGCCGGGGCGATCGAAGATTATGTAAAAGCCCACGGTTATAGTGTGGTAGAAGATTACTCTGGACACGGTGTTGGTAAAAATCTGCATGAAGCACCTTCAGTGTTTAACTTCCGTACCAAATGGATGCCCAATGTTAAGCTGAAAGCCGGGATGACTCTCGCTATTGAACCTATTCTTAACGCTGGTTCTAAGCATACTAGAGTGTTGCGCGATCGCTGGACAGTCGTAACTGTTGATAATAATCTATCGGCTCAGTTTGAACATACTGTATTAGTCACTCAAGATGGCTACGAAATTTTGAGCGATCGCCATAATTTAGCTTAGATATACGACCTATGGCTTCTACAAATAGAAGCCCTGTAATATTATTGATCTGTAATTGGATTTTTGCTTCTTTCCTCAATTTCTTCCAGGGTTTTCAGCAAAATACGCTTCGCTTGTAGTTGCCAACCCCACTTTTGAATATTGAAAGCAATCGGAATACCAATAGCTGGAGCTAAAAAATCTACCGGTTGTCGAAGGGAAATACCAAATAACAATCCTAATCCAGCAATCCCCCAAAAAGGGAGAGCTACGGTCTGACGCTGTTCCTCGATTAGCTTACCCAAGAATCCTGTCGGCATTTCAGCAATAAGTGCCTCTTTTACTTCTTTTTGTTCAGTTGGAGTCACAGAAATCCCTATTTTACGACGCAGACGTTCAA
This genomic window contains:
- a CDS encoding GDSL-type esterase/lipase family protein, which encodes MPKLICLGDSITAKEKDPNGTLKLTPRLKQVLPGWTIVNAGIGGDNTRGALRRLQTDVLNCCPDLVTVLFGTADASENKGIDIREYEQNLISIVEQITPQRTLLITSPPINQALLSARKKAFPSANFVTMEILEQYVQVAAKVAVLTGSHFLDLWSLMRSQSNYSRFLKSKDGVHFNQQGYEFLTQVLSQKIQSIVY
- a CDS encoding DNA-3-methyladenine glycosylase; its protein translation is MAQAKTSLIAGIQVLTQRDPDLAQIIDTLGYPPQWQREPGFATLIQIILEQQVSLASAQATFKRLNNAVDRLTPETFLCLEDDVLKGIGFSRQKITYGRELAQAITKNILDLDSFVRLDNLSIRRKLTRIKGIGDWTVDMYLMMALQRQDIFPTKDLAVKIAVKEIKNLLTLPPPSELEFIAEQWRPYRAIATKILWHYYLNRKSN
- a CDS encoding efflux RND transporter periplasmic adaptor subunit; the encoded protein is MPAPSQANNWEKPFVKSNLKFIWLVLGAMSLIGCSFESQNKSQTSQPTKSNLTNVSLEQNKINVDVEVAGLGFISSERKYTGTTQPQQEVSWRSQTEGILLELSTEVGDRVAKGELIGQLDDLLLAADVAGREGELATLESELAQAKIQVKNAQISLEEAEIQLEQAKSDAQRYQRLAATGLIAQQQAESFQTAARVAEKVVLTAQEAVKTEEKAVAVVQGRIATQQSAIAESQQRQTYSQIVAPISGIVTARASEPGSLIQAGEEVVTIGDFSQIKIVVPLSELDLGQVVVGQRVGVKLDAYGDRQFTGQVSRIAPTTNNSSRQIPVEIIVDNPERQIKGGLLARVNFVSDSKSKVIVPESALKTEEGANYIFAVTQTKENNQGKVTKRKVVTGDRANGKVEITAGISPGERYVIRSSQPLQDRDEVGLSIISQ
- a CDS encoding M3 family oligoendopeptidase; translated protein: MSQTTINFKDIEVETPTIEQVTAEYQNINTNLDQATTLAAKQEALQQWENLRRRLDSWTALTSLHFSQDTANEAFKQAQEYSDELQPKLTALEIALKRRLLDSKEQAELESILGKQAFSLWSADVTTFESAIEDDLVQESKLVNQYVQLLASAKIEFQGETVNLSGIRKYTQDSDRQTRYQAEKARWNFFSQHQSQLDSIYDQLVKLRHGMAQKLGYDNYIGLGYKRMQRVDYNETDVESYRNEVVAQVVPLAQKIMAQKAAKLNLDRVMFWDESVFDLQGNPKPQGDHDWMLQQAQQMFDAMHPELGSFFKMMVGGNFLDLKTRPGKAGGGFCTSFPTAGVPYIFANFNSTKGDVEVFTHEMGHAFQAWQSRDLPLIDYLWPTLESCEIHSMSLEFLTWSQMDKFFADDADRFREIHLAESLLFLPYGCAVDHFQHLVYTNPQATPQERNQMWQQMEARYLPWRQYGDLAYPAQGGLWQEKQHIYCSPFYYIDYTLALCCAMQFWLKSEANFEDALTEYIALCQRGGQAPFQELVSSANLVSPFKPGSLADVVEKAQDFLGL
- a CDS encoding SirB1 family protein, encoding MDNQLLWHNFYQEIDQPDEQIDLAKAALCYAQAEYPDLDIDKYLAILKAIASEIRPQLPAELYPLKVIQIINYHLYDCLKFKGNNQDYYDADNSFLNRVIERKLGIPITLSVIYLAVAKRLDFPMVGIGMPGHFLIRPEFEDVEIFIDPFNRGEILFKQDCQEKLNQIYQQPVELEPSFLAPVSNKQILARMLNNLKFIYLHRQELNKALATMSGILKLFPGNAAEIRDRGLLYYQVKRWQEAVLDLEYFLKIAPNSEDAPTIKKLLQQINSV
- a CDS encoding glycosyltransferase family 2 protein translates to MYISVVIPTYNRLPILQKSLAALENQKFTDHKIGGYEILVVDDGSQDQTLAWLTENSAQLSHVKILKQKHQGAAAARNFGVMNAVGDTIIFIDSDLVVTESFLQSHADALVLGEQNLKSDRLFTYGAVINTNNFVEPTAEPYKITDFSAAYFATGNVAIARKWLEQAGLFDTGFQLYGWEDLELGVRLKKLGLKLIKCPQAVGYHWHPAFNLEQIPKLIEQEIQRGKMGVVFYQKHPTWEVKMMIQMTILHRILWGLFSLRGMLNERTLKPLLQWLITRNQPQLAEQVARIFLNWYNVQSVYAAYNERNK
- the map gene encoding type I methionyl aminopeptidase, which gives rise to MNILTDLLFPKSKASSTDSKSTGLPALKRNPRGIHIKSQPEIEKMRRSAKIVATVLKEIEAMVKPGMTTADLDEYAEKRIREMGATPSFKGYYGFPASICASINNEVVHGIPSPKKVIRRGDVLKVDTGAYCDGFHGDSCITIAIGKVSQDAANLIKVAEDSLYEGIKQVKADNHLLDIAGAIEDYVKAHGYSVVEDYSGHGVGKNLHEAPSVFNFRTKWMPNVKLKAGMTLAIEPILNAGSKHTRVLRDRWTVVTVDNNLSAQFEHTVLVTQDGYEILSDRHNLA